In a genomic window of Methanomassiliicoccus sp.:
- a CDS encoding ABC transporter ATP-binding protein, giving the protein MMPIEVAELRKNYGEIKAVDGISFTVREGEVFGLLGPNGAGKTTTIEILEGLRRKDGGEARVLGLDPWDEGNALHNKIGVIPQEFNFFEKTTPREAVIYYASLFGVKVDPDEILRSVLLDDSANNGFENLSGGQKQKTGLALSLVNSPDLLFLDEPTTGLDPNARRAIWEVIKGLKAKGKTIILTTHYLDEAQQLSDRVAIMNHGHIVALGTTEEIISQHGSGERLEIQGSKELADYIRTSTGLEVEAHDNVVSIAMKHKNDALAALEAADRSKMEWGDIRTRRDSLDDVFVKLVRGQVDDSGEFVGGGRSG; this is encoded by the coding sequence ATGATGCCCATTGAGGTGGCCGAACTACGGAAGAACTACGGCGAGATCAAGGCGGTCGACGGCATATCCTTCACCGTGAGGGAGGGAGAGGTCTTCGGACTGCTGGGACCGAACGGCGCCGGGAAGACCACGACCATCGAGATCCTGGAAGGTCTCCGGAGGAAGGACGGCGGCGAGGCGCGCGTCCTGGGTCTGGACCCCTGGGACGAGGGCAACGCCCTCCACAACAAGATCGGGGTCATCCCCCAGGAGTTCAACTTCTTCGAGAAGACCACCCCGCGGGAGGCCGTCATCTACTATGCCAGCCTCTTCGGGGTCAAGGTGGATCCGGACGAGATCCTGAGGTCGGTGCTTCTCGACGACTCCGCCAACAACGGGTTCGAGAACCTATCGGGAGGGCAAAAACAGAAGACCGGGCTCGCTTTGTCCCTAGTCAACTCACCGGACCTGCTGTTCCTGGACGAGCCGACCACCGGTCTCGACCCCAACGCCCGGCGGGCGATCTGGGAGGTCATCAAGGGCCTCAAGGCCAAGGGTAAGACGATCATCCTCACCACCCACTATCTGGACGAGGCTCAGCAGCTCTCCGACCGCGTGGCCATCATGAACCATGGGCATATCGTGGCCCTGGGCACCACCGAGGAGATCATTAGCCAGCATGGCTCTGGAGAGAGGTTAGAGATCCAGGGGAGCAAGGAGCTTGCTGACTACATCCGGACGAGCACAGGGCTGGAGGTCGAGGCCCACGACAACGTCGTCAGCATCGCCATGAAGCACAAGAACGATGCCCTGGCCGCGCTGGAGGCGGCCGACCGCTCTAAGATGGAGTGGGGCGACATCCGCACCCGGCGGGACAGTCTGGACGACGTGTTCGTGAAGCTGGTGCGGGGACAGGTAGATGATAGCGGAGAGTTCGTGGGGGGTGGCCGCAGTGGATAA
- a CDS encoding ABC transporter permease — translation MIAESSWGVAAVDKRPRSRFSGRRVMADFRVYSRGYMRNRVGLFFGLVFPIILILIFGAIFSGTSSGTVTVYVQNQDTGPFPNPQMDVASQFIGALNSSGTVTVVMVDPSEDFSRYLADHSSSDGIIIPANFSADYQAAQPINVTVYGNPSSSTSSIVSGTVNGIANGFNLHRFNGTSVIGVDQATVNSQQTQYIDFLIPGLIGFSILVSPMFSLVNISSEYKKNKLFKQLSLTPLTKMEWLASKVMWYIVLSSASFILMVLVGVAAFGAHITLTPGIIPFLILGPTLFASIGMLVGTVSKNPETAGVVGNIVTFPMMFLAGTFFPISVMPDYLQAIAHVLPLYYVIEGLNNVMVYGNMAGALFDIAVVAVLTAIFFIAAVKLFKWRED, via the coding sequence ATGATAGCGGAGAGTTCGTGGGGGGTGGCCGCAGTGGATAAGCGTCCTCGCAGCAGGTTCAGCGGTCGCCGGGTCATGGCCGACTTCAGGGTCTACAGCCGCGGCTACATGCGGAACCGGGTGGGACTCTTCTTTGGCCTCGTCTTCCCGATCATCCTCATCCTCATCTTCGGCGCTATCTTCTCCGGGACGTCGTCGGGGACGGTGACCGTGTACGTCCAGAACCAGGACACCGGCCCCTTCCCCAACCCGCAGATGGATGTCGCCAGCCAGTTCATCGGCGCGCTGAACAGCTCGGGAACCGTCACCGTGGTCATGGTGGACCCCTCCGAGGACTTCTCGAGGTACCTCGCCGATCACTCCTCATCGGACGGCATCATCATCCCGGCCAACTTCTCCGCGGACTATCAGGCCGCTCAGCCCATCAACGTCACCGTGTACGGTAATCCCTCTTCCAGCACCAGCAGTATCGTCTCCGGCACGGTCAACGGGATAGCCAACGGGTTCAACCTCCATCGGTTCAACGGGACGAGCGTCATCGGCGTCGATCAGGCCACGGTCAACTCCCAGCAGACCCAGTACATCGACTTCCTCATCCCCGGACTGATCGGCTTCTCCATCCTGGTCAGCCCCATGTTCTCGCTGGTCAACATTTCCTCGGAGTACAAGAAGAACAAGCTGTTCAAGCAGCTGAGCCTCACCCCCCTGACCAAGATGGAATGGCTGGCGTCGAAGGTGATGTGGTACATCGTGCTCTCGTCAGCCTCCTTCATCCTCATGGTGCTGGTGGGAGTGGCCGCGTTCGGGGCTCACATCACCCTGACCCCGGGAATCATCCCCTTCCTCATCCTGGGCCCCACGCTCTTCGCGTCGATAGGCATGCTGGTCGGCACGGTGTCCAAGAACCCCGAGACCGCCGGCGTGGTCGGCAACATCGTCACCTTCCCCATGATGTTTCTGGCGGGGACCTTCTTCCCCATCAGCGTCATGCCTGACTATCTGCAGGCCATAGCCCACGTGCTCCCGCTGTACTACGTCATCGAGGGGCTGAACAACGTCATGGTCTACGGCAATATGGCCGGAGCGCTCTTCGATATCGCCGTCGTAGCCGTCCTGACCGCGATCTTCTTCATCGCCGCGGTGAAGCTGTTCAAATGGAGGGAGGACTGA
- a CDS encoding gamma carbonic anhydrase family protein, translated as MSASKVKNSIRCLPAIPFPEDGRVCRYIDPTAVLIGNYELEDGVSIWPYAVIRADHDRVVVGEGSNVQEHAVLHVDTGFPTIIGRNVTVGHGAIINRAKVGDHCIIGMNATVVEGAIISDDCIIGANAVVTGKMVIPSGSIVVGVPGRIVRSNDPTVHDRAENNARAYHALRDEHLAGRYARYKAAQP; from the coding sequence TTGTCAGCTTCTAAGGTCAAGAATAGTATTAGGTGCCTTCCGGCGATACCGTTCCCAGAGGATGGAAGAGTGTGCAGGTACATCGATCCCACCGCGGTGCTCATCGGCAACTACGAGCTGGAGGATGGGGTCAGCATCTGGCCGTATGCAGTGATACGAGCGGACCATGATCGCGTGGTGGTGGGAGAGGGCAGCAACGTGCAGGAGCACGCCGTACTGCACGTGGACACGGGATTCCCGACGATCATCGGAAGGAACGTCACCGTCGGCCATGGGGCGATCATCAACAGGGCGAAGGTCGGCGACCATTGCATCATTGGGATGAACGCGACGGTGGTAGAGGGAGCGATCATCAGCGACGACTGCATCATAGGCGCCAATGCGGTCGTCACCGGCAAAATGGTCATCCCTTCGGGCTCGATCGTCGTCGGCGTGCCCGGAAGGATAGTGAGGTCCAACGACCCCACCGTCCACGACCGGGCGGAGAACAACGCCCGTGCCTACCATGCGCTCAGAGACGAGCATCTGGCGGGGCGGTACGCTCGCTACAAGGCCGCACAGCCGTGA